A region of Penaeus chinensis breed Huanghai No. 1 chromosome 38, ASM1920278v2, whole genome shotgun sequence DNA encodes the following proteins:
- the LOC125046022 gene encoding zinc transporter ZIP11-like isoform X1 — protein MLESASPVTQALLGTLLTWGLTAAGSAVVFLLAGTKRKVLDGSLGFAAGVMTAASFWSLLAPAIELAESSGSYGSEGEWAFVPVAVGFVLGAAFVYAADVFMSSTGSHSPNFALAMQSSVKKTDGDDARIPHISANNFSNANFSEVGQGSSSNAFTSINFNDVKQRRGDPGEKATQSQSSVDQERHDKNLQWRRILLLIIAITVHNIPEGLAVGVGFGAIGKTPLATFNKAKNLALGIGIQNFPEGMAVSLPLRGAGHPVWWAFWYGQLSGMVEPIAGVLGAIAVSVCEPVLPYALAFAAGAMLFVVVDDIIPEAQTGGNSRLASGWYIIGFIVMMALDVALG, from the exons ATGTTGGAAAGTGCATCTCCAGTAACCCAAGCCTTGCTGGGGACCTTACTGACATGGGGCCTCACTGCTGCTGGGTCTGCTGTGGTGTTCCTGCTTGCTGGAACTAAG CGAAAAGTACTAGACGGCAGTCTAGGTTTTGCGGCTGGAGTCATGACAGCTGCATCATTTTGGTCACTTCTGGCACCTGCCATAGAACTTGCAGAATCCTCAGGAAGTTATGGTAGTGAAGGGGAATGGGCTTTTGTACCTGTTGCAGTTGGATTTGTTCTTGGTGCTGCCTTTGTTTATGCTGCAGATGTGTTCATGAGTTCAACTGGCAGTCATTCACCAAACTTTGCCCTTG CAATGCAGTCATCTGTGAAGAAGACAGATGGAGATGATGCAAGAATACCCCACATATCGGCAAATAACTTCAGTAATGCAA ATTTCAGCGAAGTAGGGCAAGGCTCCAGTTCTAATGCTTTCACCTCTATCAACTtca ATGATGTTAAACAAAGGAGAGGAGATCCAGGAGAAAAGGCCACTCAGTCTCAGAGCAGTGTTGATCAGGAAAGACATGATAAAAACTTGCAGTGGAGGAGGATCTTACTCCTCATTATTGCTATAACAGTACATAACATTCCAG AAGGCCTGGCAGTTGGTGTAGGCTTTGGTGCAATTGGCAAGACTCCACTTGCAACCTTCAACAAGGCAAa AAATCTAGCCTTAGGTATTGGTATTCAGAATTTCCCTGAAGGCATGGCAGTTAGTCTACCACTTAGAGGAGCTGGGCATCCTGTGTGGTGGGCATTTTG GTATGGTCAACTAAGTGGGATGGTTGAACCAATAGCAGGTGTTCTTGGAGCTATTGCAGTGTCAGTGTGTGAGCCAGTGCTACCTTATGCTCTGGCATTTGCAGCAGGGGCCATGCTATTTGTTGTAGTAGATGACATTATACCAGAAGCACAAACTGG
- the LOC125046022 gene encoding zinc transporter ZIP11-like isoform X2 gives MLESASPVTQALLGTLLTWGLTAAGSAVVFLLAGTKRKVLDGSLGFAAGVMTAASFWSLLAPAIELAESSGSYGSEGEWAFVPVAVGFVLGAAFVYAADVFMSSTGSHSPNFALAMQSSVKKTDGDDARIPHISANNFSNANDVKQRRGDPGEKATQSQSSVDQERHDKNLQWRRILLLIIAITVHNIPEGLAVGVGFGAIGKTPLATFNKAKNLALGIGIQNFPEGMAVSLPLRGAGHPVWWAFWYGQLSGMVEPIAGVLGAIAVSVCEPVLPYALAFAAGAMLFVVVDDIIPEAQTGGNSRLASGWYIIGFIVMMALDVALG, from the exons ATGTTGGAAAGTGCATCTCCAGTAACCCAAGCCTTGCTGGGGACCTTACTGACATGGGGCCTCACTGCTGCTGGGTCTGCTGTGGTGTTCCTGCTTGCTGGAACTAAG CGAAAAGTACTAGACGGCAGTCTAGGTTTTGCGGCTGGAGTCATGACAGCTGCATCATTTTGGTCACTTCTGGCACCTGCCATAGAACTTGCAGAATCCTCAGGAAGTTATGGTAGTGAAGGGGAATGGGCTTTTGTACCTGTTGCAGTTGGATTTGTTCTTGGTGCTGCCTTTGTTTATGCTGCAGATGTGTTCATGAGTTCAACTGGCAGTCATTCACCAAACTTTGCCCTTG CAATGCAGTCATCTGTGAAGAAGACAGATGGAGATGATGCAAGAATACCCCACATATCGGCAAATAACTTCAGTAATGCAA ATGATGTTAAACAAAGGAGAGGAGATCCAGGAGAAAAGGCCACTCAGTCTCAGAGCAGTGTTGATCAGGAAAGACATGATAAAAACTTGCAGTGGAGGAGGATCTTACTCCTCATTATTGCTATAACAGTACATAACATTCCAG AAGGCCTGGCAGTTGGTGTAGGCTTTGGTGCAATTGGCAAGACTCCACTTGCAACCTTCAACAAGGCAAa AAATCTAGCCTTAGGTATTGGTATTCAGAATTTCCCTGAAGGCATGGCAGTTAGTCTACCACTTAGAGGAGCTGGGCATCCTGTGTGGTGGGCATTTTG GTATGGTCAACTAAGTGGGATGGTTGAACCAATAGCAGGTGTTCTTGGAGCTATTGCAGTGTCAGTGTGTGAGCCAGTGCTACCTTATGCTCTGGCATTTGCAGCAGGGGCCATGCTATTTGTTGTAGTAGATGACATTATACCAGAAGCACAAACTGG